From Daucus carota subsp. sativus chromosome 6, DH1 v3.0, whole genome shotgun sequence, the proteins below share one genomic window:
- the LOC108224977 gene encoding RING-H2 finger protein ATL13 produces MQPPTYVFPPPLPLPPLSNLENRDNGFSLNNKVSPSILLIIIILAIIFFVSGLLHLLVRFIFRPQNREFDDLDDTTVLQGQLQQLFHLHDSGVDQSFIDTLPIFNYKAIVGVKNPFDCAVCLCEFEGDDNLRLLPKCSHAFHMECIDTWLLSHSTCPLCRDCLLSDFSTNKNFSPVVLVLDSGSESSREIVNDREGVVVTTSNSQELGSFRVEKSCEIQVKEEENQEKKVELEEKVFRVKLGKFKNVDGGENSSGESNAGPRRCYSMGSFEYVMDEDTSLKVPIRTPLKKLSYKKPGLPLVPGHKTAMSECDCYSRRDFTSLATFKSVDNHIGTSTSPSISYVDDRIRKNKEESFSISKIWLRGKKERPNLNNGESSRRTSSLRFLMHKNVVAGDETKLKNVMQTGSRRSSCDMMECGGSELGCNEENQSSNSLDSQANTQSFTKRTLIWLMGGQNKVVHSSFSTNV; encoded by the coding sequence ATGCAGCCACCAACATATGTGTTTCCTCCACCATTACCACTACCTCCATTGTCAAATCTTGAAAATAGAGATAACGGTTTCAGTTTGAACAACAAGGTTAGTCCAAGTATTTTgctaattatcattatattagctataatattttttgtatctGGCTTGCTCCATCTTCTTGTGAGGTTTATCTTTAGGCCACAGAATAGAGAGTTTGATGATTTAGATGATACAACTGTTCTTCAAGGTCAATTGCAGCAGCTCTTTCATTTACATGATTCTGGAGTTGATCAGTCTTTTATAGATACCTTGCCAATCTTTAATTATAAAGCTATAGTAGGGGTTAAAAATCCATTTGATTGTGCTGTTTGTTTGTGTGAATTTGAGGGTGATGATAATCTTAGATTGTTGCCTAAATGTAGTCATGCTTTTCATATGGAGTGTATAGATACTTGGTTGCTTTCACACTCTACTTGTCCACTTTGTAGAGATTGCTTGTTGTCTGATTTTTCGACAAACAAGAATTTCTCTCCTGTAGTCCTTGTTCTTGATTCTGGTAGTGAGAGTTCAAGAGAAATTGTTAATGATAGAGAGGGGGTTGTGGTTACCACTAGCAATTCTCAAGAATTGGGGTCCTTTCGTGTCGAGAAATCTTGTGAAATTCAAGTGAAGGAGGAGGAGAATCAAGAAAAGAAAGTAGAGTTAGAGGAGAAAGTGTTTAGAGTTAAGTTGGGGAAGTTCAAAAATGTCGATGGAGGTGAAAATAGTAGTGGTGAGAGTAATGCTGGTCCTAGAAGGTGTTATTCAATGGGGTCTTTCGAGTATGTTATGGATGAAGATACATCATTGAAGGTGCCTATACGAACCCCATTGAAAAAACTGTCATATAAAAAGCCTGGTCTGCCATTGGTTCCAGGCCATAAAACCGCGATGTCTGAGTGTGATTGTTATTCGAGGAGAGATTTTACTAGTTTAGCAACATTTAAAAGTGTGGACAATCATATTGGTACGAGTACTAGTCCTAGTATCAGTTATGTTGATGATAGAATTAGGAAGAACAAGGAGGAAAGCTTTTCAATTTCAAAGATTTGGCTCCGGGGTAAGAAGGAGAGGCCTAATTTGAACAACGGGGAGTCATCAAGGAGAACCTCCTCACTCCGGTTTCTAATGCACAAGAATGTGGTTGCTGGGGACGAAACGAAGCTCAAGAATGTGATGCAGACTGGAAGCAGGAGGTCTAGTTGCGATATGATGGAATGTGGAGGAAGTGAGCTAGGTTGTAACGAGGAAAACCAGAGCAGCAATAGTTTGGATTCTCAGGCAAATACACAGTCATTTACCAAGAGGACTTTGATTTGGCTTATGGGAGGACAAAACAAGGTTGTGCACTCATCTTTCTCTACAAATGTTTAG